Proteins encoded within one genomic window of Nitrospinaceae bacterium:
- the dnaB gene encoding replicative DNA helicase: protein MTQAVTDLSLSKLPPYNLEAEQSILGACLKSSEALAKSLEVVTEEDFYKSNHQKIFLAMRDLFDASEPIDVLTIADKLRKKNELEMVGGIDTLDFLEGFVPTAQAVVHHAKIVREKKILRDLIETATEIVTTSYGDSGDVDLILDRAEQSIFQISEKRTKRNFYSLKEVVKDNFASIEKLFESPGMVTGVETGFTDLDHMTSGLQPSDLIILAARPSMGKTSFALDIARFAALHGKIPTAFFSLEMSKDQLGMRLLCAEARINSSKLRTGYIAKSDWPKLTAAAGRLSEAKLFIDDSAALNSLDVRARTRRLAAEHDLGLVIIDYLQLMQGRSQTESRQLEVSEISRGLKALAKEIDVPIIALSQLSRAVESRTDKRPMLSDLRESGAIEQDADVVAFIYRDEVYNPEGGDVGTAEILIRKQRNGPIGDVKLHFEKEYTRFYNFSGQDSPPGSDEEPPFE from the coding sequence ATGACTCAAGCGGTCACAGATTTATCCCTGAGCAAGCTTCCTCCTTATAACCTGGAGGCGGAGCAAAGCATTCTTGGCGCTTGCCTCAAATCCAGCGAGGCCCTTGCCAAATCCCTGGAGGTTGTGACCGAGGAAGATTTTTACAAATCCAATCACCAGAAAATATTTCTGGCGATGCGGGATTTGTTTGATGCCAGCGAACCCATTGATGTCCTCACTATTGCCGATAAGCTTCGCAAGAAGAATGAGCTGGAGATGGTCGGCGGGATCGATACCCTGGACTTTCTCGAAGGCTTTGTTCCCACTGCGCAGGCCGTCGTTCACCACGCCAAGATCGTCCGTGAGAAAAAAATCCTCCGCGACCTGATCGAAACCGCCACCGAAATCGTCACCACCAGTTACGGGGACTCTGGCGATGTCGATCTCATCCTCGACCGGGCGGAGCAGTCCATTTTTCAAATTTCGGAAAAAAGGACCAAAAGAAATTTTTACAGCCTGAAGGAAGTCGTTAAAGACAATTTTGCTTCGATAGAAAAATTGTTTGAGTCTCCCGGCATGGTCACGGGAGTGGAGACCGGTTTCACCGATCTGGACCACATGACTTCCGGGTTGCAGCCCTCAGATTTGATCATCCTCGCGGCGCGGCCCAGTATGGGAAAGACCAGTTTCGCCCTGGATATCGCCCGCTTTGCCGCATTGCATGGAAAAATCCCGACCGCTTTTTTCAGCCTGGAAATGTCAAAGGATCAACTGGGCATGCGATTGCTTTGCGCGGAGGCCCGAATCAACTCGTCTAAACTGCGCACGGGCTACATCGCAAAAAGCGATTGGCCTAAATTGACAGCCGCCGCGGGACGGCTTTCGGAAGCCAAGTTGTTCATCGATGACAGCGCCGCTCTCAACTCCCTGGATGTTCGCGCCCGGACCCGGCGGCTGGCAGCGGAGCACGACCTGGGGCTGGTCATCATCGATTACCTGCAGTTGATGCAGGGACGTTCCCAAACGGAAAGCCGGCAACTGGAGGTCTCGGAAATCTCGCGTGGCCTGAAAGCTCTGGCCAAGGAGATCGATGTGCCTATTATTGCGCTTTCTCAGTTGAGCCGCGCCGTCGAAAGCCGAACCGATAAAAGACCCATGTTGTCAGACCTGCGCGAATCGGGAGCCATTGAGCAGGATGCGGATGTGGTCGCCTTTATATACCGGGATGAGGTGTATAACCCTGAAGGAGGCGATGTTGGGACCGCGGAGATCCTGATTCGCAAACAGAGGAATGGACCTATTGGCGACGTGAAGCTGCATTTTGAAAAGGAATACACCCGGTTTTACAATTTTTCCGGCCAGGATTCTCCGCCTGGATCCGATGAAGAACCCCCATTTGAATGA
- the ssb gene encoding single-stranded DNA-binding protein, whose protein sequence is MASFNKVLLMGNLTRDPELRYTASGAAVASFGLAVNRKYKAGDEWKEEVCFVDITVWAKQAENCAEYLHKGSPVFIEGRLNFQSWETDTGQKRNKLEVVANTVQFLGRPGAGQDSGPGGQESSPHSGDKDDIPF, encoded by the coding sequence ATGGCGTCTTTCAATAAAGTGTTACTCATGGGCAATCTGACCCGTGACCCGGAACTTCGTTATACAGCCAGTGGAGCGGCAGTGGCCAGTTTTGGGCTGGCCGTGAACCGGAAATACAAAGCGGGGGATGAATGGAAAGAGGAAGTCTGCTTTGTAGACATTACCGTGTGGGCCAAGCAGGCGGAAAACTGCGCGGAATATCTGCACAAGGGCAGTCCCGTCTTCATTGAGGGACGGTTGAACTTCCAGTCGTGGGAAACGGACACCGGTCAGAAACGCAACAAGCTGGAAGTGGTCGCGAACACGGTGCAGTTTCTGGGCCGTCCGGGCGCTGGACAGGACTCGGGACCCGGTGGTCAGGAAAGTTCCCCGCATTCCGGTGATAAAGACGATATCCCCTTTTAA
- the rplI gene encoding 50S ribosomal protein L9: MKLLLKEDVEGLGYCGDEVSVRDGYGRNYLVPQGKAIHATPKNIKQFNHQKMLVQGKVKKIIGSATALAEEIGKVTCTIKKKVGEQGKLYGSVTTQEIAEVLRSNGIEVDKRKIHPAEPIRSLGDFEVPVKLHTEVTAQIKVSVVPDQEPVKAVEAAAESAEVKPEEGAGPEEKKEEV, translated from the coding sequence ATGAAGTTACTATTAAAAGAGGATGTCGAAGGGCTTGGGTATTGCGGCGATGAAGTGAGCGTCCGCGACGGGTACGGAAGGAATTATCTGGTTCCCCAGGGCAAGGCCATTCATGCCACGCCGAAAAATATCAAACAGTTCAACCATCAGAAGATGCTTGTGCAGGGAAAGGTGAAAAAGATCATCGGTTCCGCTACGGCTCTGGCCGAGGAAATCGGCAAAGTGACCTGCACCATCAAAAAGAAGGTGGGAGAGCAGGGCAAGCTTTACGGGTCGGTGACCACTCAGGAAATCGCTGAGGTTTTGAGGTCCAATGGCATTGAGGTCGATAAACGCAAGATTCATCCGGCGGAACCGATCCGGTCCCTGGGAGATTTTGAGGTTCCCGTTAAACTGCACACCGAAGTGACGGCGCAGATCAAAGTTTCCGTTGTTCCCGATCAGGAGCCGGTGAAAGCCGTTGAAGCCGCCGCCGAATCCGCAGAAGTGAAACCGGAAGAGGGCGCCGGACCGGAAGAAAAAAAGGAAGAAGTGTAA
- a CDS encoding alanine racemase — MLSELYGQKGISLMGVSKAVLGEPSIVEAMIQGGVKYIADSRIENIEKMKNAGISTQFVLLRTPLSQAESVVKNSDISLNTEIETLKKLSCYAKAQNKIHQVIVMVELGDLREGVLPCDLPLFIRETLSLPHIKVVGIGCNLACYGGIKPDSENMNALSELVNDIEKEFQISLEIISGGNSANYLWYQSAQDVGRVNNLRMGESILLGRETVNRKAIPGLHTQAFQLIAEVIESKKKPSLPYGDPCQDAFGNYPDFQDRGIRQRVIIALGRQDIQPCSLKSNNTLETLGASSDHIIFDSDNKNLQVGDEVRFNLNYRGLLTAMTSPFVSKQFVNCDRHPAF; from the coding sequence ATGCTCTCCGAACTTTATGGGCAAAAAGGTATTTCCTTAATGGGGGTTTCGAAAGCGGTGCTGGGAGAACCTTCTATTGTCGAGGCAATGATTCAGGGCGGAGTCAAGTATATTGCTGATTCACGCATTGAAAACATAGAAAAGATGAAAAATGCGGGGATATCAACTCAGTTTGTTCTTCTGCGCACTCCCTTAAGTCAAGCTGAGTCCGTTGTTAAAAATTCTGACATTAGTTTAAACACCGAGATCGAGACACTTAAGAAACTTTCCTGTTATGCGAAAGCGCAAAACAAAATTCACCAGGTAATTGTAATGGTTGAGCTGGGTGATTTGCGTGAAGGTGTGCTTCCATGCGACCTCCCGCTGTTTATCCGGGAGACTCTTTCTCTACCCCATATAAAAGTTGTTGGTATTGGCTGCAACCTGGCTTGTTATGGGGGAATTAAGCCGGATAGTGAAAATATGAATGCACTATCTGAACTGGTCAATGACATTGAAAAAGAGTTTCAAATTAGTTTGGAAATAATTTCGGGCGGAAATTCGGCAAATTATTTGTGGTATCAATCTGCTCAAGATGTCGGCAGGGTTAACAATCTCCGCATGGGTGAATCCATTCTATTGGGTCGTGAAACTGTGAACCGGAAAGCCATTCCAGGTTTGCACACGCAAGCATTCCAACTCATCGCCGAAGTCATCGAGTCCAAAAAAAAACCATCCCTTCCATATGGCGACCCCTGTCAGGATGCCTTTGGCAATTATCCTGATTTTCAGGATCGAGGCATTCGCCAGAGAGTGATTATTGCTTTGGGCAGGCAGGACATCCAGCCCTGCAGCTTAAAATCCAATAATACGTTGGAAACACTGGGAGCCAGCAGTGATCATATTATTTTCGACAGCGATAACAAAAATTTACAGGTTGGAGACGAAGTGAGGTTCAACCTGAATTACCGTGGACTTCTTACCGCCATGACTTCTCCTTTTGTCAGTAAGCAATTTGTAAATTGTGATCGTCACCCAGCGTTCTAG
- a CDS encoding sodium transporter, with product MIHWIDALIIIAFLAFALFSGLKNKDKASKNLEEYFLAGRSLKGWQAGVSMSATQFAADTPLLVVGLVATAGIFSLWQLWIYAISFLLMGFLLAGPWRRANVLTDAELTEIRYGGNKATVLRGVKAIYFGTIFNCTVLAMVLLAATRIAEPFLLWNEWLPEGIYQPVLSLVEWAAVPFTVNLENQSLLWILSTNNLLSIFSIVLVTAIYSMAGGLRAVVATDVFQFFIMMIGTFIYMLIVVNQTGGFAELSTQIEILYSQNTPNGITPTEIFAFTPSQAFDVSAGLLCVFGLQWLIQMNSDGTGYLSQRSMACKSDSDAKCAAVLFTFLQVFLRSIFWLPIALGLMILYPMELGVSPEVYTAHRETTFVLGIRDLLPIGVKGLLLTSMLAALASTLDTHLNWGSSYWTNDLYKRILFEKILKKSPDPGHLVWVARWSNLGILLIALFIMAHLESIQSAWKGSLLIGAAMGIPLLLRWFWWRMNAWGEIASILAATICVPIFLTMDVSNHESLLSIAGISLLVTLSAVYLKGPEEKIVLKDFYHRVQPDGFWGPVAEGMDKAPRSTEDRFLKNILQMTLCAFTCFGLLVGVGTLLVGGTPPLWFPNPILWPLTCIALGLGVVPLWWQSLGKNKQ from the coding sequence ATGATCCATTGGATCGATGCACTTATTATAATAGCGTTTCTCGCGTTCGCCTTATTTTCAGGTCTTAAAAATAAAGACAAGGCATCGAAGAACCTGGAGGAGTATTTTCTTGCCGGAAGGTCGCTCAAGGGGTGGCAAGCGGGCGTGAGCATGTCCGCTACGCAGTTTGCGGCGGACACCCCTCTTCTCGTTGTGGGTCTTGTCGCCACCGCCGGCATCTTTTCATTGTGGCAACTATGGATTTACGCGATCAGCTTTCTGCTCATGGGGTTTCTTCTGGCCGGTCCCTGGAGAAGAGCCAATGTTTTGACAGATGCGGAACTCACAGAAATTCGTTATGGAGGAAACAAAGCCACAGTATTAAGGGGTGTGAAAGCCATTTATTTTGGGACTATTTTCAATTGCACGGTTTTGGCCATGGTATTGCTGGCGGCCACGCGAATTGCGGAACCCTTTTTACTTTGGAACGAATGGCTTCCAGAAGGAATTTACCAACCGGTTTTATCACTGGTGGAGTGGGCGGCCGTTCCCTTTACCGTGAACCTGGAAAACCAGTCTCTTCTTTGGATATTATCCACCAACAACCTCCTATCCATTTTCTCCATCGTATTGGTGACAGCCATTTATTCCATGGCGGGAGGGTTGAGAGCCGTGGTGGCGACGGACGTGTTCCAGTTTTTTATCATGATGATTGGAACCTTCATTTATATGTTGATTGTCGTCAACCAAACGGGAGGGTTTGCGGAATTATCAACGCAAATTGAAATCCTTTATTCTCAAAACACCCCCAATGGAATCACTCCTACTGAAATCTTCGCCTTCACCCCATCCCAGGCTTTTGATGTCAGCGCAGGACTTTTATGCGTCTTCGGCCTGCAATGGCTCATTCAAATGAACTCAGATGGAACCGGGTACCTTTCCCAAAGATCGATGGCCTGCAAATCCGATTCGGACGCCAAATGTGCCGCGGTTCTGTTTACTTTTTTACAGGTCTTTTTAAGGTCCATTTTCTGGCTGCCCATCGCCCTCGGCCTCATGATCCTTTATCCAATGGAATTGGGCGTTTCACCGGAAGTCTATACGGCCCATCGGGAAACAACGTTTGTTCTTGGAATTCGGGATTTGCTCCCTATAGGGGTCAAGGGGCTGTTGTTGACCTCCATGCTCGCGGCTCTCGCCTCAACGCTCGACACCCACCTCAACTGGGGGTCGAGCTATTGGACCAATGACCTTTACAAACGAATCCTATTTGAAAAAATTTTAAAAAAGTCTCCAGATCCTGGGCATCTCGTTTGGGTGGCAAGGTGGTCCAATCTGGGAATACTCCTCATCGCCCTTTTCATCATGGCTCACCTGGAGTCGATTCAAAGCGCCTGGAAAGGATCATTACTGATAGGGGCGGCTATGGGGATCCCGCTTCTTTTGAGGTGGTTCTGGTGGAGGATGAACGCCTGGGGGGAAATTGCGAGTATTCTGGCCGCAACGATCTGCGTGCCGATTTTTTTAACGATGGATGTGTCCAACCATGAGAGCCTGTTGTCGATCGCCGGAATTTCGCTATTGGTAACCCTGAGCGCTGTTTATTTAAAAGGGCCCGAGGAAAAAATCGTTTTAAAGGATTTCTATCATCGGGTTCAACCCGATGGTTTTTGGGGGCCTGTTGCAGAGGGGATGGATAAAGCTCCACGTTCTACCGAGGACCGTTTTCTTAAAAACATCCTGCAAATGACTCTTTGCGCCTTCACCTGTTTTGGGCTTTTAGTGGGGGTTGGGACTCTTCTGGTAGGCGGAACGCCCCCCCTGTGGTTTCCCAATCCTATTCTCTGGCCATTGACTTGTATCGCTCTTGGCCTGGGAGTGGTTCCCCTTTGGTGGCAGTCACTGGGAAAAAATAAACAATAG
- a CDS encoding LysR family transcriptional regulator, with protein MNSLNYQHLFYFRTVAVEGSVSRAAEKLFLGQPAISLQIKQLEESLGHKLFDRKNRKLILTEAGRAILDYANQIFRLGDELQEVLRDQTFTKRIHLQIGVLDSIPKKLVQLLVEAARKISDCTITVLEGEGDFLFRELLSHKNDLVVSNYPPSIGDTRQFNSRLLASSPISIFGVKKFGHLMRKFPQSLSGQPFILPTLHSKLRHDLDHFFRVSGIAINMIIETQGTGVQKTLGMEGVGLIPLPELSVREIQQNRNLLKLGTLPEVNEDFWLISSPRRIQNPVASAIFENFQLKI; from the coding sequence ATGAATTCTCTAAACTATCAGCATTTATTTTATTTTCGAACTGTGGCGGTGGAAGGGAGCGTTTCACGGGCGGCCGAAAAACTATTCCTGGGTCAGCCGGCCATCAGCCTGCAGATAAAGCAGTTGGAGGAAAGTCTGGGACACAAACTGTTTGATCGAAAAAATCGAAAGTTGATCCTCACCGAGGCTGGGCGAGCCATTCTCGATTATGCAAACCAAATCTTCCGGCTGGGTGATGAATTGCAGGAGGTTTTAAGGGATCAAACTTTTACCAAACGCATCCATTTGCAGATCGGGGTGCTCGACAGTATTCCAAAAAAACTGGTCCAGCTCCTGGTGGAGGCAGCCAGAAAAATTTCTGACTGCACCATCACGGTTTTGGAAGGGGAGGGGGATTTTCTTTTCAGGGAACTCCTTTCTCACAAAAACGACCTGGTGGTCTCCAATTACCCGCCATCCATAGGCGATACCCGGCAGTTTAATTCGCGGTTACTGGCAAGCTCTCCCATCTCTATTTTCGGGGTAAAAAAATTTGGCCATTTGATGCGCAAGTTCCCGCAATCGCTCAGCGGACAACCCTTCATCCTGCCGACCTTGCACAGCAAACTGCGCCACGATCTGGATCATTTCTTTCGAGTCAGCGGGATTGCCATCAACATGATCATCGAAACCCAGGGCACCGGGGTCCAAAAAACACTTGGGATGGAGGGCGTGGGGCTCATCCCTTTGCCTGAATTATCGGTGAGGGAGATCCAGCAAAACCGCAATCTCTTAAAACTGGGAACCTTACCGGAAGTCAATGAGGATTTTTGGTTGATTTCCAGTCCGCGCAGGATTCAAAACCCGGTCGCATCCGCTATCTTTGAAAATTTTCAACTCAAAATTTAA